GCACGCGGATGGTGAAGTTGTCCACCACGCGCCGGCCGTGAAAGCTCTTCGCAAGACCGTGCACGTCGATGACGGCGCGGTCGTCTTGAGCGGACACCGCGCTCACGAGGGTGATACGGTCACGTCGACCGGCTGACCCGGCTTGAGTCGGGTGGCATCTGCCGGCACTGGGCGCGCCTCCACCAGGAAAACCAGCTTCGAGCGCGTCTCGCGGCTGTAAATGACCGGGGGCGTGTATTCGGCCTGGGGCGCGACGTAGCTCACCACGGCGCCCACCGGTTCGCAGCCTTCGCAGGCGATGCGCACCTTGTCGCCGA
The Betaproteobacteria bacterium genome window above contains:
- a CDS encoding secretion protein HlyD; its protein translation is GDKVRIACEGCEPVGAVVSYVAPQAEYTPPVIYSRETRSKLVFLVEARPVPADATRLKPGQPVDVTVSPS